Proteins encoded together in one Acidaminococcus timonensis window:
- a CDS encoding YadA-like family protein, translating to MELTPTFDKEPENTRNINQVNGRVSKLDSRLNKVGAGAAALAALHPQDFNPDDKWDFAVGFGNYRDANAMALGAFYRPDDRTMFSVAGNFGNGENMVNAGISVKLGKNSPYAGMDRQAMIHRLASQDRELEAQNQRIAKLEQLVAQLMAK from the coding sequence TTGGAGCTTACCCCAACATTTGACAAAGAACCAGAAAATACCCGGAACATCAACCAGGTCAACGGCCGGGTCTCCAAACTGGACAGCCGTCTGAACAAAGTGGGGGCCGGGGCTGCGGCACTGGCAGCACTCCATCCCCAGGATTTCAATCCTGATGACAAATGGGATTTCGCCGTAGGCTTCGGCAATTACCGAGATGCCAATGCCATGGCTCTGGGTGCTTTCTATCGCCCGGATGATCGGACTATGTTCAGTGTGGCCGGGAACTTCGGCAATGGAGAAAATATGGTCAACGCAGGGATCAGCGTGAAACTGGGGAAAAACAGCCCCTATGCGGGTATGGACCGGCAGGCCATGATCCATCGTCTGGCCAGCCAGGACCGGGAACTGGAGGCACAGAACCAGCGGATCGCCAAACTGGAACAGCTGGTGGCACAGCTGATGGCGAAGTAA
- a CDS encoding LysR family transcriptional regulator produces the protein MSITPDQIRYFITACHYMNFTRAAEELHLSQPGLSKAIRELEAHCGTPLWERRHNALILTPAGQVFLEQARKFQKQYETLEETARSLGSGETLLRIGLVPMCGNTLFPGLHRAFLDAFPRMRIQTTEATGPILYSLLEQHEIDVALCVTTHLPEKPYSCYVVKDSLLMLFVHKDHPLAGRKAVDLMDLAQEPLVLFKDTFGQTRYLRRLFAACQIHPPILHQTSQVFTILEYIRHQAAVGFLSEEFARDEKNLVAIPVKQIAIGHVNFVWNRNPEQFPALKRFLEFVKKRWPRQKQQV, from the coding sequence ATGTCCATTACTCCAGATCAAATCCGCTATTTCATCACTGCCTGCCACTACATGAATTTCACCAGGGCCGCTGAGGAGCTGCATCTCTCCCAGCCCGGCCTCAGCAAAGCCATCCGGGAGCTGGAAGCCCATTGTGGAACGCCCCTGTGGGAACGAAGGCACAATGCCCTCATCCTCACCCCCGCCGGACAGGTATTCCTGGAGCAGGCCCGGAAATTCCAGAAACAGTACGAAACCCTGGAAGAAACGGCCCGTTCCCTGGGCTCCGGGGAAACCCTGCTGCGCATCGGCCTGGTGCCCATGTGCGGCAACACCCTGTTCCCCGGTCTGCACCGGGCCTTCCTGGATGCTTTTCCCAGGATGCGGATCCAGACTACCGAAGCCACCGGCCCCATCCTCTACTCCCTTCTAGAGCAGCACGAGATCGATGTGGCCCTTTGTGTCACCACCCATCTGCCGGAAAAGCCCTATTCCTGCTACGTGGTCAAAGACAGCCTCCTGATGCTGTTCGTCCACAAAGACCATCCCCTGGCCGGACGAAAAGCAGTGGATCTGATGGATCTGGCCCAGGAACCCCTTGTCCTGTTCAAAGATACCTTCGGCCAGACCCGGTATCTGCGCCGGCTCTTTGCCGCCTGTCAGATCCATCCCCCTATTCTCCACCAGACTTCCCAGGTGTTCACCATCCTGGAATACATCCGGCACCAGGCAGCGGTGGGCTTTTTGTCCGAGGAGTTCGCCCGGGATGAAAAGAACCTGGTGGCCATTCCCGTAAAGCAGATTGCCATCGGCCACGTGAATTTTGTCTGGAACCGGAATCCGGAGCAGTTCCCGGCGCTGAAGCGTTTCCTGGAATTCGTGAAGAAACGGTGGCCCCGGCAGAAGCAGCAGGTGTGA
- a CDS encoding tartrate dehydrogenase translates to MERKIYKIAVIGGDGIGPEVLAEGIKVLNRTAELDGSFAFDFTYFPWGCQYYLEHGEMMPEDGIEQLSRFDAIYLGAVGYPGVPDHISLRGLLIRIRKSFDQYVNLRPVKLLKGAPCPLAGVKREDIDMVFVRENSEGEYAGAGAWLYKDTPREVVIQDSVFSRFGTERIIRYAFELARKEHKSLTSISKGNALNYSMVFWDQIFAEVGKEYPDVETHSYLVDAASMFMVKDPKRYGIIVCSNLFGDILTDLGAAISGGMGLAAGANLNPERKYPSMFEPIHGSAPDIAGQGKANPLASIWSASQMLDFFGHKDWGKKLIDIIEEMMVEKKVLTPDMGGTATTEEVGDEAVRLLEK, encoded by the coding sequence ATGGAAAGGAAAATCTACAAAATTGCAGTCATCGGAGGAGACGGCATCGGGCCGGAAGTGCTGGCGGAAGGCATCAAGGTGCTGAACCGGACGGCGGAACTGGATGGTTCTTTTGCCTTTGACTTTACGTATTTTCCCTGGGGATGCCAGTATTATCTGGAACACGGGGAAATGATGCCGGAAGACGGAATCGAACAGCTGTCCCGTTTTGATGCCATTTACCTGGGGGCCGTGGGCTATCCCGGGGTGCCGGACCATATTTCTCTGCGGGGCCTCCTGATCAGGATCCGCAAGAGCTTTGACCAGTATGTGAACCTGCGGCCGGTGAAGTTGCTGAAAGGGGCTCCCTGTCCCCTGGCCGGCGTGAAGCGGGAGGACATCGACATGGTCTTTGTCCGGGAAAACAGCGAAGGGGAATATGCCGGGGCCGGCGCCTGGCTGTATAAGGATACCCCCCGGGAAGTGGTGATCCAGGACAGTGTATTCTCCCGGTTCGGCACGGAACGGATCATCCGGTATGCCTTTGAGCTGGCCCGGAAGGAACATAAATCCCTGACCAGCATTTCCAAGGGGAATGCGTTGAACTATTCCATGGTGTTCTGGGATCAGATCTTTGCCGAAGTGGGTAAGGAATATCCTGATGTGGAAACCCATTCCTACCTGGTGGATGCGGCCAGTATGTTCATGGTGAAAGACCCCAAACGGTACGGGATCATCGTGTGTTCCAACCTGTTCGGCGACATCCTTACCGACCTGGGCGCCGCCATTTCTGGTGGCATGGGACTGGCAGCCGGGGCCAACCTGAACCCGGAACGGAAGTATCCTTCCATGTTCGAACCCATCCATGGCAGTGCACCGGACATTGCCGGTCAGGGCAAGGCCAACCCCCTGGCTTCCATCTGGTCCGCCAGCCAGATGCTGGATTTCTTCGGGCATAAGGACTGGGGAAAGAAACTGATTGATATTATCGAAGAGATGATGGTGGAAAAGAAGGTCCTGACCCCGGATATGGGCGGAACGGCCACCACGGAAGAAGTGGGGGACGAAGCAGTCCGGCTGTTGGAGAAATAA
- a CDS encoding trans-sulfuration enzyme family protein, which produces MKFTTACIHGSGPNDATGAVSPALYLTSTFAHPGLGQSTGWAYTRESNPTHARLEKVLSTLEAGVDALCFSSGMAAIDAVMRLFRSGDHIVTGFDLYGGSFRLFEKTYEPYGMTFTAVHTCDLDAVEKAIRPNTKAIYLETPTNPTMEITDLEALSALAHKHGLLVIVDNTFLSPYFQQPLTLGADIVLHSATKYLSGHNDLLAGCVISKDPDVAARLRTIYKTTGAVLSVFDSWLLLRSLKTLPVRMKQHQENALYLAQWLEEQPIVEKVLYPGLPQHPGYAIQKKQASGFGGMISFYVKKEAYVKTILQSIRLIQFAESLGGTESLLTYPITQTHADLTPEEAEEKGITHTLLRFSVGLEDKEDLRDDLAQAFHQCK; this is translated from the coding sequence ATGAAATTCACCACTGCCTGTATCCACGGGAGCGGCCCCAACGATGCCACCGGTGCCGTTTCCCCTGCGTTGTATCTCACATCCACTTTTGCCCACCCCGGCCTTGGCCAGTCCACCGGCTGGGCCTACACCCGTGAATCCAATCCCACCCATGCCCGCCTGGAAAAAGTCCTTTCCACCCTGGAAGCCGGTGTCGATGCCCTGTGCTTTTCCTCCGGCATGGCCGCCATCGACGCCGTGATGCGCCTGTTCAGATCCGGTGACCACATCGTGACCGGCTTTGATCTGTACGGCGGTTCCTTCCGGCTGTTCGAAAAGACCTATGAACCCTATGGGATGACCTTCACGGCGGTCCACACCTGCGATCTGGATGCCGTAGAAAAGGCCATCCGGCCCAACACAAAGGCCATCTACCTGGAGACGCCCACCAACCCCACCATGGAAATCACGGACCTGGAAGCCCTCAGCGCCCTGGCCCACAAACACGGCCTGCTGGTCATCGTGGACAACACCTTCCTGTCCCCGTATTTCCAGCAGCCCCTGACCCTGGGTGCCGATATCGTGCTCCACAGTGCCACCAAATACCTGTCCGGCCACAACGACCTGCTGGCCGGCTGCGTGATCAGCAAAGACCCGGACGTGGCTGCCCGGCTGCGTACCATCTATAAGACCACCGGCGCCGTGCTCAGCGTGTTCGACAGCTGGCTGCTGCTGCGCAGCCTGAAGACCCTGCCCGTGCGCATGAAACAGCACCAGGAAAACGCCCTGTACCTGGCCCAGTGGCTGGAAGAACAGCCCATCGTGGAAAAGGTGCTGTATCCCGGCCTGCCCCAGCATCCCGGCTATGCCATCCAGAAAAAACAGGCTAGCGGCTTCGGGGGCATGATTTCCTTCTACGTAAAGAAAGAAGCCTACGTAAAGACCATCCTGCAAAGCATCCGTCTGATCCAGTTTGCCGAAAGCCTGGGAGGCACCGAAAGCCTCCTGACCTATCCCATTACCCAGACCCATGCGGACCTGACCCCGGAAGAAGCAGAGGAGAAAGGCATTACTCACACCCTGCTCCGGTTCTCCGTAGGACTGGAAGACAAAGAAGACCTGCGGGACGACCTGGCCCAGGCATTCCATCAGTGCAAATAA
- the gatC gene encoding Asp-tRNA(Asn)/Glu-tRNA(Gln) amidotransferase subunit GatC — protein MSVTVNDVKHIANLCRLNVPDDEMDKFVEQFNQILNYAEILKKVDTTGIEPSPYVLPISNVLREDVPVQSLSHEDAMKNAPEEYEGGFKVPRVIE, from the coding sequence ATGAGCGTTACAGTCAATGATGTAAAGCATATCGCGAATCTGTGCCGGTTAAATGTTCCGGACGATGAAATGGACAAGTTCGTTGAACAGTTCAACCAGATTTTGAATTATGCTGAAATCTTAAAGAAAGTGGATACCACGGGAATCGAACCTTCTCCCTATGTGCTCCCCATCAGCAATGTGCTGCGGGAAGATGTTCCGGTCCAGAGTCTGTCCCATGAGGATGCCATGAAGAATGCACCGGAGGAATATGAAGGCGGCTTCAAAGTTCCCCGGGTGATCGAATAA
- the gatA gene encoding Asp-tRNA(Asn)/Glu-tRNA(Gln) amidotransferase subunit GatA → MALYRETAHELHDKLVKKEISSVELTKAVCDRIDEVEDQVKAYITLDKENALAQAAKVDKMIAAGESIKPLAGIPGAIKDNISVKGVRMTCASKILENFTPVYDAHVIENLRKEETIFLGKTNMDEFAMGSTTETSHFQITHNPWDLTRVPGGSSGGSAASIAAGEAIWSLGSDTGGSIRQPAFFNGCVGLKPTYGRVSRYGCVAFASSLDQIGPITRDVTDAALVLNTISGLDAHDSTSYDAPVPDYTKALRQDVKDLTIGLPKEYFGKGTDPKVAAQIKLAAKKFEELGAHVVEVSLPHTEYAVITYYIIAPAEASANLGRFDGVRYGFRETSAESAPEMMRKTRTEGFGKEVRRRIMLGTYVLSSGYYDAYYNKAMQVRTLIRQDFADAFKKCDLLLTPTSPVVAYPLDAKMDPLTVYMLDVTTIPVNMAGLPGISIPCGFVDNMPVGAQLIGKALGEETLLRAAYTFEQATDFHKAVAPLGGLK, encoded by the coding sequence GTGGCACTGTATAGAGAAACTGCACATGAGCTCCACGACAAGCTGGTCAAGAAAGAAATCAGCTCCGTGGAACTGACGAAAGCGGTCTGCGACCGGATCGACGAAGTGGAAGATCAGGTCAAGGCCTATATTACGTTGGATAAAGAAAACGCGCTGGCCCAGGCTGCCAAAGTGGACAAGATGATCGCTGCCGGCGAATCCATCAAACCCCTGGCCGGGATCCCCGGCGCCATCAAAGATAACATCAGTGTGAAGGGCGTGCGCATGACCTGCGCTTCCAAGATCCTGGAAAACTTCACGCCGGTGTATGATGCCCACGTCATCGAAAACCTGCGGAAAGAGGAAACCATTTTCCTGGGCAAGACCAACATGGATGAATTCGCCATGGGGTCCACCACGGAAACGTCCCATTTCCAGATTACCCATAACCCCTGGGATCTGACCCGTGTACCCGGCGGTTCCTCTGGCGGCAGCGCTGCATCCATCGCAGCCGGGGAAGCCATCTGGTCCCTGGGCTCCGATACGGGCGGTTCCATCCGGCAGCCGGCCTTCTTCAACGGCTGCGTCGGTCTGAAACCCACCTACGGCCGGGTTTCCCGGTATGGCTGCGTGGCTTTCGCCTCCTCCCTGGATCAGATCGGGCCCATCACCCGTGATGTGACGGATGCGGCTCTGGTATTGAATACCATCAGCGGCCTGGATGCCCATGACTCCACCAGCTATGACGCTCCTGTCCCTGATTACACCAAGGCCCTGCGTCAGGACGTGAAAGACCTGACCATCGGCCTGCCCAAGGAATACTTTGGGAAAGGCACCGATCCCAAAGTGGCTGCCCAGATCAAACTGGCTGCCAAAAAGTTCGAAGAACTGGGTGCCCATGTGGTCGAAGTGTCCCTGCCTCATACGGAATATGCCGTCATCACGTATTACATCATCGCTCCGGCTGAAGCTTCCGCCAACCTGGGTCGTTTCGACGGCGTACGGTACGGCTTCCGGGAAACTTCCGCAGAAAGCGCTCCGGAAATGATGCGCAAGACCCGTACGGAAGGCTTCGGCAAGGAAGTCCGCCGCCGGATCATGCTGGGGACCTATGTACTGAGCTCCGGCTACTATGACGCCTACTACAACAAAGCCATGCAGGTGCGGACCCTGATCCGTCAGGACTTCGCAGACGCCTTCAAGAAGTGCGACCTGCTGCTGACCCCCACCTCCCCTGTGGTGGCTTATCCGCTGGATGCCAAGATGGATCCTCTGACGGTCTACATGCTGGACGTGACCACCATTCCGGTGAACATGGCCGGTCTGCCCGGGATCTCCATCCCCTGCGGTTTCGTAGACAACATGCCTGTGGGCGCTCAGCTCATCGGCAAAGCACTGGGCGAAGAAACCCTGCTGCGGGCTGCCTACACCTTTGAACAGGCTACGGATTTCCATAAAGCCGTGGCACCTCTGGGAGGGTTGAAATAA